The following proteins are encoded in a genomic region of Molothrus aeneus isolate 106 chromosome 12, BPBGC_Maene_1.0, whole genome shotgun sequence:
- the EMC3 gene encoding ER membrane protein complex subunit 3 has product MSEPELLLDSNIRLWVVLPIVFITFFVGMIRHYVSILLQSDKRLTQEQVSDSQVLIRSRVLRENGKYIPKQSFLSRKYFFNNPEDGFFKKTKRKVVPPSPMTDPTMLTDMMKGNVTNVLPMILIGGWINMTFSGFVTTKVPFPLTLRFKPMLQQGIELLTLDASWVSSASWYFLNVFGLRSIYTLILGQDNAADQSRVMQEQMTGAAMAMPADTNKAFKTEWEALELTDHQWALEDVEEELMAKDLHFEGMFKEELQTSIF; this is encoded by the exons ATGAGCGAGCCCGAGCTGCTGCTGGACTCCAACATCCGGCTATGGGTGGTGCTGCCCATCGTCTTCATCACTTTCTTCGTGGGCATGATCCGGCACTACGTGtccatcctgctgcagagcGACAAGCGCCTCACGCAGGAGCAGGTGTCCGACAG CCAAGTCCTGATCCGGAGCAGAGTCCTTcgggaaaatggaaaatacattCCAAAGCAG tCTTTCCTGTCccggaaatatttttttaataaccccgaggatggattttttaagaaaacaaaaagaaaggtaGTGCCTCCTTCACCAATGACAG ATCCTACCATGCTGACAGATATGATGAAAGGGAATGTAACCAATGTCCTGCCTATGATCCTCATTGGTGGTTGGATCAACATGACATTTTCAGGATTTGTCACAA CAAAGGTCCCGTTTCCCCTGACGCTGCGTTTTAAGCCaatgctgcagcagggaattgAGCTGCTCACTTTGGATGCATCCTG GGTGAGCTCTGCTTCCTGGTACTTCTTGAATGTGTTTGGACTCAGAAGCATTTATACTCTCATCCTGGGCCAAGATAATG CTGCAGATCAGTCCAGGGTTATGCAAGAACAAATGACAGGGGCAGCAATGGCCATGCCAGCAGATACTAACAAAGCATTTAAG ACTGAATGGGAAGCCTTAGAATTGACAGATCATCAGTGGGCCTTAGAAGATGTAGAAGAAGAGCTCATGGCAAAAGACCTCCATTTTGAAGGCATGTTTAAGGAAGAACTTCAGACCTCCATCTTCTGA